A DNA window from Malus domestica chromosome 12, GDT2T_hap1 contains the following coding sequences:
- the LOC103430509 gene encoding transcription factor UNE12-like isoform X2 — protein MAGNPPEGLGDDFFEQILAVPPSYSAAGGGGGESAGGGYGGEVGSMPMALQLGSAGSSGGGAGYRGGGVGMGLGMPLGLNLEQGGFLGQDNRFRDEVVEANNTNNTNTSNVSASINERDSVHMSSLFPAFGHLQNHSSLRPTPRPPQPPHQFHSQPPPGLSNAVHHPPAIRPRVRARRGQATDPHSIAERLRRERIAERMKALQELVPSCNKTDRAAMLDEIVDYVKFLRLQVKVLSMSRLGGAGAVAQLVADVPLSAVEGEGMEGGTNQQAWEKWSNDGTEQQVAKLMEEDVGAAMQFLQSKALCIMPISLAPAIFRTHQPDATTMVKPESNSSS, from the exons ATGGCGGGAAATCCGCCAGAAGGACTTGGAGACGATTTCTTTGAGCAGATCCTAGCTGTGCCGCCGTCGTATAGTGctgctggtggtggtggtggtgagtcAGCTGGTGGTGGGTACGGAGGAGAAGTGGGGTCCATGCCCATGGCGCTGCAGCTGGGTTCTGCTGGGTCCTCGGGTGGTGGTGCTGGGTACAGAGGAGGAGGAGTTGGGATGGGGCTGGGTATGCCGTTGGGTTTGAACTTGGAGCAGGGTGGGTTTCTTGGGCAAGACAACAGGTTCAGAGATGAAGTTGTTGAAGCCAATAATACTAACAACACAAACACTTCCAATGTCTCTGCTTCAATTAAC GAAAGAGATTCGGTTCATATGTCAAGTTTGTTTCCAGCATTTGGACATTTGCAAAATCACTCTTCACTCCGGCCAACGCCACGCCCTCCGCAACCTCCTCACCAG TTTCATAGCCAACCACCACCAGGGCTGTCTAATGCTGTCCATCACCCTCCTGCCATCCGCCCAAGGGTTCGAGCAAGGCGAGGCCAAGCAACAGATCCCCACAGTATTGCTGAACGG TTACGTCGGGAAAGAATTGCAGAAAGAATGAAGGCTTTGCAGGAATTGGTACCCAGTTGTAACAAG ACAGATAGGGCAGCTATGCTTGACGAAATTGTGGATTATGTAAAATTTCTAAGGCTCCAAGTCAAG GTTTTGAGCATGAGTCGACTCGGGGGAGCAGGCGCAGTGGCTCAGCTTGTCGCTGACGTACCCCTATCAGCAGTTGAG GGGGAGGGCATGGAAGGAGGAACCAATCAACAAGCATGGGAGAAGTGGTCGAATGATGGCACAGAACAGCAAGTAGCTAAGCTGATGGAAGAAGATGTAGGAGCTGCCATGCAGTTCCTCCAGTCCAAGGCACTCTGCATCATGCCCATATCCCTCGCCCCAGCAATCTTCCGGACACATCAACCTGACGCAACGACAATGGTGAAGCCGGAATCAAACTCCTCCTCATAA
- the LOC103430509 gene encoding transcription factor UNE12-like isoform X1: MAGNPPEGLGDDFFEQILAVPPSYSAAGGGGGESAGGGYGGEVGSMPMALQLGSAGSSGGGAGYRGGGVGMGLGMPLGLNLEQGGFLGQDNRFRDEVVEANNTNNTNTSNVSASINERDSVHMSSLFPAFGHLQNHSSLRPTPRPPQPPHQQFHSQPPPGLSNAVHHPPAIRPRVRARRGQATDPHSIAERLRRERIAERMKALQELVPSCNKTDRAAMLDEIVDYVKFLRLQVKVLSMSRLGGAGAVAQLVADVPLSAVEGEGMEGGTNQQAWEKWSNDGTEQQVAKLMEEDVGAAMQFLQSKALCIMPISLAPAIFRTHQPDATTMVKPESNSSS; this comes from the exons ATGGCGGGAAATCCGCCAGAAGGACTTGGAGACGATTTCTTTGAGCAGATCCTAGCTGTGCCGCCGTCGTATAGTGctgctggtggtggtggtggtgagtcAGCTGGTGGTGGGTACGGAGGAGAAGTGGGGTCCATGCCCATGGCGCTGCAGCTGGGTTCTGCTGGGTCCTCGGGTGGTGGTGCTGGGTACAGAGGAGGAGGAGTTGGGATGGGGCTGGGTATGCCGTTGGGTTTGAACTTGGAGCAGGGTGGGTTTCTTGGGCAAGACAACAGGTTCAGAGATGAAGTTGTTGAAGCCAATAATACTAACAACACAAACACTTCCAATGTCTCTGCTTCAATTAAC GAAAGAGATTCGGTTCATATGTCAAGTTTGTTTCCAGCATTTGGACATTTGCAAAATCACTCTTCACTCCGGCCAACGCCACGCCCTCCGCAACCTCCTCACCA GCAGTTTCATAGCCAACCACCACCAGGGCTGTCTAATGCTGTCCATCACCCTCCTGCCATCCGCCCAAGGGTTCGAGCAAGGCGAGGCCAAGCAACAGATCCCCACAGTATTGCTGAACGG TTACGTCGGGAAAGAATTGCAGAAAGAATGAAGGCTTTGCAGGAATTGGTACCCAGTTGTAACAAG ACAGATAGGGCAGCTATGCTTGACGAAATTGTGGATTATGTAAAATTTCTAAGGCTCCAAGTCAAG GTTTTGAGCATGAGTCGACTCGGGGGAGCAGGCGCAGTGGCTCAGCTTGTCGCTGACGTACCCCTATCAGCAGTTGAG GGGGAGGGCATGGAAGGAGGAACCAATCAACAAGCATGGGAGAAGTGGTCGAATGATGGCACAGAACAGCAAGTAGCTAAGCTGATGGAAGAAGATGTAGGAGCTGCCATGCAGTTCCTCCAGTCCAAGGCACTCTGCATCATGCCCATATCCCTCGCCCCAGCAATCTTCCGGACACATCAACCTGACGCAACGACAATGGTGAAGCCGGAATCAAACTCCTCCTCATAA
- the LOC103430509 gene encoding transcription factor UNE12-like isoform X4 — MAGNPPEGLGDDFFEQILAVPPSYSAAGGGGGESAGGGYGGEVGSMPMALQLGSAGSSGGGAGYRGGGVGMGLGMPLGLNLEQGGFLGQDNRFRDEVVEANNTNNTNTSNVSASINERDSVHMSSLFPAFGHLQNHSSLRPTPRPPQPPHQFHSQPPPGLSNAVHHPPAIRPRVRARRGQATDPHSIAERLRRERIAERMKALQELVPSCNKTDRAAMLDEIVDYVKFLRLQVKVLSMSRLGGAGAVAQLVADVPLSAGEGMEGGTNQQAWEKWSNDGTEQQVAKLMEEDVGAAMQFLQSKALCIMPISLAPAIFRTHQPDATTMVKPESNSSS; from the exons ATGGCGGGAAATCCGCCAGAAGGACTTGGAGACGATTTCTTTGAGCAGATCCTAGCTGTGCCGCCGTCGTATAGTGctgctggtggtggtggtggtgagtcAGCTGGTGGTGGGTACGGAGGAGAAGTGGGGTCCATGCCCATGGCGCTGCAGCTGGGTTCTGCTGGGTCCTCGGGTGGTGGTGCTGGGTACAGAGGAGGAGGAGTTGGGATGGGGCTGGGTATGCCGTTGGGTTTGAACTTGGAGCAGGGTGGGTTTCTTGGGCAAGACAACAGGTTCAGAGATGAAGTTGTTGAAGCCAATAATACTAACAACACAAACACTTCCAATGTCTCTGCTTCAATTAAC GAAAGAGATTCGGTTCATATGTCAAGTTTGTTTCCAGCATTTGGACATTTGCAAAATCACTCTTCACTCCGGCCAACGCCACGCCCTCCGCAACCTCCTCACCAG TTTCATAGCCAACCACCACCAGGGCTGTCTAATGCTGTCCATCACCCTCCTGCCATCCGCCCAAGGGTTCGAGCAAGGCGAGGCCAAGCAACAGATCCCCACAGTATTGCTGAACGG TTACGTCGGGAAAGAATTGCAGAAAGAATGAAGGCTTTGCAGGAATTGGTACCCAGTTGTAACAAG ACAGATAGGGCAGCTATGCTTGACGAAATTGTGGATTATGTAAAATTTCTAAGGCTCCAAGTCAAG GTTTTGAGCATGAGTCGACTCGGGGGAGCAGGCGCAGTGGCTCAGCTTGTCGCTGACGTACCCCTATCAGCA GGGGAGGGCATGGAAGGAGGAACCAATCAACAAGCATGGGAGAAGTGGTCGAATGATGGCACAGAACAGCAAGTAGCTAAGCTGATGGAAGAAGATGTAGGAGCTGCCATGCAGTTCCTCCAGTCCAAGGCACTCTGCATCATGCCCATATCCCTCGCCCCAGCAATCTTCCGGACACATCAACCTGACGCAACGACAATGGTGAAGCCGGAATCAAACTCCTCCTCATAA
- the LOC103430509 gene encoding transcription factor UNE12-like isoform X3 produces MAGNPPEGLGDDFFEQILAVPPSYSAAGGGGGESAGGGYGGEVGSMPMALQLGSAGSSGGGAGYRGGGVGMGLGMPLGLNLEQGGFLGQDNRFRDEVVEANNTNNTNTSNVSASINERDSVHMSSLFPAFGHLQNHSSLRPTPRPPQPPHQQFHSQPPPGLSNAVHHPPAIRPRVRARRGQATDPHSIAERLRRERIAERMKALQELVPSCNKTDRAAMLDEIVDYVKFLRLQVKVLSMSRLGGAGAVAQLVADVPLSAGEGMEGGTNQQAWEKWSNDGTEQQVAKLMEEDVGAAMQFLQSKALCIMPISLAPAIFRTHQPDATTMVKPESNSSS; encoded by the exons ATGGCGGGAAATCCGCCAGAAGGACTTGGAGACGATTTCTTTGAGCAGATCCTAGCTGTGCCGCCGTCGTATAGTGctgctggtggtggtggtggtgagtcAGCTGGTGGTGGGTACGGAGGAGAAGTGGGGTCCATGCCCATGGCGCTGCAGCTGGGTTCTGCTGGGTCCTCGGGTGGTGGTGCTGGGTACAGAGGAGGAGGAGTTGGGATGGGGCTGGGTATGCCGTTGGGTTTGAACTTGGAGCAGGGTGGGTTTCTTGGGCAAGACAACAGGTTCAGAGATGAAGTTGTTGAAGCCAATAATACTAACAACACAAACACTTCCAATGTCTCTGCTTCAATTAAC GAAAGAGATTCGGTTCATATGTCAAGTTTGTTTCCAGCATTTGGACATTTGCAAAATCACTCTTCACTCCGGCCAACGCCACGCCCTCCGCAACCTCCTCACCA GCAGTTTCATAGCCAACCACCACCAGGGCTGTCTAATGCTGTCCATCACCCTCCTGCCATCCGCCCAAGGGTTCGAGCAAGGCGAGGCCAAGCAACAGATCCCCACAGTATTGCTGAACGG TTACGTCGGGAAAGAATTGCAGAAAGAATGAAGGCTTTGCAGGAATTGGTACCCAGTTGTAACAAG ACAGATAGGGCAGCTATGCTTGACGAAATTGTGGATTATGTAAAATTTCTAAGGCTCCAAGTCAAG GTTTTGAGCATGAGTCGACTCGGGGGAGCAGGCGCAGTGGCTCAGCTTGTCGCTGACGTACCCCTATCAGCA GGGGAGGGCATGGAAGGAGGAACCAATCAACAAGCATGGGAGAAGTGGTCGAATGATGGCACAGAACAGCAAGTAGCTAAGCTGATGGAAGAAGATGTAGGAGCTGCCATGCAGTTCCTCCAGTCCAAGGCACTCTGCATCATGCCCATATCCCTCGCCCCAGCAATCTTCCGGACACATCAACCTGACGCAACGACAATGGTGAAGCCGGAATCAAACTCCTCCTCATAA